The Streptomyces laurentii region ACCGAGGCCGCGGCGCGGCTCGGGGTGCCGGTGTGGGCGTACGCGAGCGAGGAGCTGGCGGCGGCGACCGTGCCGCATCCGTCGACGGCGGCCCGGGCGGCGACCGGGACGGGTTCGGTGGCGGAGGCGGCGGCGCTGCGCGGGGCGGGGCAGGGGGCGCACTTGGTGGTGACGAAGCGCAAGACGCGTCGCGTTACGTGCGCTGTGGCCGCTTCTGCGCCGATTGTTCCGGGTGAAGGAGCCGTGGACGCACGGTTGTCGGGGCCTACTGACGGGTACATCGGTGGCGACGCCTGGACATCCCCCACATGTGCCAGTCCCACCCCCACCCCCCACGCGACGGCGGCCATGAGCATCGACATTCCCGCAGACACCCATGACCTCAGACACCACGGCGACGCCGAGGTGCGCGACGAGAAGCTGATCGACCTCGCGGTCAACGTCCGCACGCACACCCCGCCCGGCTGGCTGCGGGAGCGGATAGCGGCCTCGCTCACCGGGCTCGCGGCCTACCCGGATGGACGGGCAGCGCGGGCGGCGGTCGCCTCGCGGCACGATCTGCCGCCCCGCCGGGTGCTCCTGACCGCGGGCGCGGCGGAGGCGTTCGTCCTGCTCGCGCGGGCGCTGCCGGTGCGGCGGGCGGTCGTGGTGCATCCGCAGTTCACCGAGCCGGAGGCCGCGCTGCGGGGCGCGGGGCACGCGGTCGAGCGGGTGCTGCTGCGCGAGGAGGACGGGTTCCGGCTGGATCCGGCGGCGGTGCCCGAGGACGCGGATCTGGTGGTCATCGGCAATCCGACCAATCCGACGTCGGTGCTGCATCCGGCGGCGGCGATCGCGGCGCTGGCCCGGCCGGGGCGGACGCTGGTGGTCGACGAGGCGTTCATGGACGCGGTGCCGGGCGAACGGGAG contains the following coding sequences:
- a CDS encoding L-threonine 3-O-phosphate decarboxylase (Aspartate aminotransferase family. This family belongs to pyridoxal phosphate (PLP)-dependent aspartate aminotransferase superfamily (fold I). Pyridoxal phosphate combines with an alpha-amino acid to form a compound called a Schiff base or aldimine...; cd00609;~L-threonine 3-O-phosphate decarboxylase [Streptomyces venezuelae ATCC10712];~catalytic residue [active];~homodimer interface [polypeptide binding];~hypothetical protein; Provisional;~identified by MetaGeneAnnotator; putative;~pyridoxal 5'-phosphate binding site [chemical binding]), coding for MAAVGDALGGPAADQRHEERAERDDHRHGLLLTDAPSPAHLGPFLRVVVGVGARPGAPAEEVLGLVRAALAEAPPAEAALTAFATLDARAGEPGITEAAARLGVPVWAYASEELAAATVPHPSTAARAATGTGSVAEAAALRGAGQGAHLVVTKRKTRRVTCAVAASAPIVPGEGAVDARLSGPTDGYIGGDAWTSPTCASPTPTPHATAAMSIDIPADTHDLRHHGDAEVRDEKLIDLAVNVRTHTPPGWLRERIAASLTGLAAYPDGRAARAAVASRHDLPPRRVLLTAGAAEAFVLLARALPVRRAVVVHPQFTEPEAALRGAGHAVERVLLREEDGFRLDPAAVPEDADLVVIGNPTNPTSVLHPAAAIAALARPGRTLVVDEAFMDAVPGERESLASRTDVPGLVVLRSLTKTWGLAGLRIGYVLAEPRIIAALERAQPLWPVSTPALAAAEACMSHAALAEAEDAAHRIGVDRAHLLAGLVEFDEVRVVAAAEAPFVLVRIEGAEAVRERLRALGFAARRGDTFPGLDRNWLRLAVRDRVTTNRFLQALDQSLLLLG